A genomic window from Bacteroidota bacterium includes:
- a CDS encoding T9SS type A sorting domain-containing protein yields the protein MKIFTTLFILIFLVAFSEANSQATWPDYAGKAACFGCHISTKPIDLAEFNKSGHPWKIQKIDPTKIGIDGVYRPFPTGTNEYGVPLAPEALALGYRYDDLYQDSSVSYLIGGFGWKARWMNKNGYIFEGTKAQFNLGTTLPGTPKTFSAYNALNVANQTFALRTPTGALYTCGSCHTTGWKKYDATTSPYRYEDKPGFDGTFFEFGVQCEGCHGPAKAHTQNPSTKPPKDGFNGCKTCHARGLGVRIPVKSGGQFLDHREQYDQMVFTKHRRTANMTCVTCHDPHKSTVYDRGGLKSIAKGCSCHQSKVINIIKDGVTLQHNQCKDCHMPYIGNTAVKQNDNRGDQASHMWKIKTTTDNKFTGMWTADSLNVKIPTDSIVAHTLDFACLGCHTTKDLTWASGHATGMHSKTIIITNVGDDKNIPSAWYLNQNYPNPFNPSTMIKFGLPTESNVKITIFDIDGRLINTIADAKYAAGEHQATWKGTDVSGKLVATGVYIYRLDTDQYNQTKKMLLMK from the coding sequence ATGAAAATTTTTACAACTTTATTTATCTTAATTTTTTTGGTTGCTTTTTCAGAAGCGAACAGTCAAGCTACTTGGCCCGATTATGCAGGGAAAGCTGCATGTTTCGGCTGCCATATATCTACCAAACCAATCGACCTTGCAGAGTTTAACAAGTCAGGACACCCTTGGAAAATTCAAAAAATCGACCCAACTAAAATTGGAATCGACGGAGTTTATCGTCCATTCCCAACCGGAACAAACGAATACGGCGTTCCACTTGCACCTGAAGCTTTAGCCCTTGGATATCGTTATGATGATCTCTACCAAGATTCAAGTGTCTCGTATCTAATAGGCGGTTTTGGCTGGAAGGCTCGTTGGATGAACAAAAATGGTTATATTTTTGAAGGGACAAAAGCACAATTTAATTTGGGGACTACCTTACCAGGTACTCCTAAAACTTTTAGTGCTTATAATGCTTTAAACGTTGCAAATCAAACATTTGCATTACGCACCCCAACAGGTGCCTTATACACTTGCGGGAGTTGCCATACTACTGGTTGGAAAAAATATGATGCAACAACTTCGCCATATCGTTATGAAGATAAACCTGGTTTTGATGGGACATTTTTTGAATTCGGTGTTCAATGCGAAGGCTGCCACGGACCAGCGAAAGCTCATACTCAAAATCCTTCAACCAAACCTCCCAAAGATGGATTTAATGGTTGCAAAACTTGTCACGCTCGAGGTCTTGGTGTAAGAATTCCTGTAAAATCTGGTGGGCAATTTTTAGATCATCGTGAACAATACGACCAAATGGTTTTCACAAAACATCGTCGTACTGCAAATATGACATGCGTAACTTGCCATGATCCACACAAGAGCACAGTTTATGACCGGGGTGGTTTAAAATCGATAGCAAAAGGTTGTTCCTGCCACCAAAGTAAAGTAATTAATATTATCAAAGATGGTGTAACGCTCCAACACAATCAATGCAAAGATTGCCACATGCCATATATCGGAAATACTGCAGTGAAACAAAATGATAATCGTGGCGACCAGGCATCGCATATGTGGAAGATTAAAACTACAACTGATAATAAATTCACAGGTATGTGGACTGCTGATTCTCTTAACGTAAAGATTCCAACAGATTCCATCGTGGCTCATACACTCGATTTTGCATGTTTGGGTTGCCATACGACTAAAGATTTAACATGGGCTTCCGGTCATGCGACAGGGATGCACTCTAAAACCATTATCATCACTAATGTTGGCGATGACAAAAACATCCCAAGCGCTTGGTATCTCAATCAAAATTATCCAAACCCATTTAACCCGAGTACTATGATTAAGTTTGGATTACCAACAGAATCGAATGTGAAGATTACTATCTTCGATATTGATGGACGTTTGATAAATACAATTGCGGATGCAAAATATGCAGCCGGTGAGCATCAAGCAACGTGGAAAGGCACTGATGTCAGCGGTAAATTAGTTGCAACTGGTGTTTATATATATCGTCTTGATACTGATCAGTACAACCAAACAAAAAAGATGTTGTTGATGAAATAA
- a CDS encoding right-handed parallel beta-helix repeat-containing protein, with amino-acid sequence MKNLIIFGLTIILIHSNVLSGNRTIEVKKGESLQTAIDISVDGDTILIYEGEFKALPRSYIEEECGNCSQQNTNVTATTGFIVEGKAVVIKGAGPFKTKLITNAGYGFLFQNSGGSSICNLTISGGKRDRDANATNGGIVTKNSIVHIKNVHVKDNEEYSDDTVVGISGIVGRENSELIIEKCLIRNNSWDGIALYRGAIAVIQENTIEQGRGVGIGITWDAKATVMKNSVSYYWKGIGTFGNSSAIVKNNIVFENLGWGIVITGSSTMEVANNVVDKNGNCGIAVWESTAVGKIYNNIITNNGWRDEWVCPQVGYWMNGNPVNVEFSFNNVWNNIMGNYRFTKDLTGIKGNLSVDPLFIPEKNYMLDSTSPLKNAGSFYPNSKGKRFPIGKQD; translated from the coding sequence ATGAAAAATTTAATAATATTTGGATTAACGATTATCTTAATTCACTCTAATGTTTTATCGGGTAACAGAACCATCGAAGTTAAAAAAGGCGAAAGTTTGCAGACTGCAATCGATATTTCTGTTGACGGTGATACAATATTAATTTATGAGGGTGAATTCAAAGCACTTCCACGATCGTATATCGAAGAAGAGTGCGGTAATTGCAGTCAACAAAATACAAATGTAACAGCAACTACAGGTTTTATTGTAGAGGGTAAAGCTGTTGTAATCAAAGGTGCCGGTCCGTTCAAAACAAAACTTATCACGAATGCCGGATATGGCTTCCTGTTTCAGAATAGCGGCGGTTCATCGATTTGCAATTTAACGATTAGCGGTGGTAAACGTGATAGAGACGCTAATGCTACGAACGGAGGAATTGTAACAAAAAACAGTATCGTCCACATAAAAAATGTTCACGTCAAAGATAACGAGGAATATTCAGATGATACCGTCGTTGGTATTTCTGGAATTGTTGGTCGCGAAAATTCTGAATTAATCATCGAAAAATGCCTCATCCGGAACAACAGTTGGGATGGGATAGCTCTTTATCGTGGTGCCATTGCTGTTATCCAGGAGAATACTATCGAACAGGGCAGGGGCGTAGGCATAGGAATTACCTGGGATGCAAAAGCAACCGTCATGAAAAACAGCGTCTCATATTATTGGAAAGGAATTGGAACTTTCGGAAACTCAAGCGCAATAGTTAAAAACAATATCGTGTTTGAAAATCTGGGATGGGGAATTGTAATTACAGGTTCATCGACTATGGAAGTAGCAAACAATGTTGTTGACAAAAATGGGAATTGTGGTATTGCAGTTTGGGAAAGTACTGCCGTGGGTAAAATTTATAACAATATAATTACAAATAATGGCTGGCGCGACGAATGGGTTTGTCCGCAAGTTGGTTATTGGATGAACGGCAATCCAGTTAATGTGGAATTCTCATTCAATAATGTGTGGAATAATATTATGGGCAATTATAGGTTTACCAAAGACTTGACGGGAATTAAGGGTAATCTATCGGTGGATCCACTATTTATTCCTGAAAAAAATTATATGCTTGATAGTACTTCACCATTAAAAAATGCGGGGAGTTTTTATCCAAACAGTAAAGGGAAAAGATTTCCAATTGGGAAACAAGACTAA
- a CDS encoding DUF2721 domain-containing protein, whose amino-acid sequence MFDISATQIIQAILAPAIMISSCGLILLGLQNRYSFIVNRIRLLNEERRRLQKQLVSGKDLDYSENIRFHSVRQQMQELSTRAFILRNAILFEIIGAIFFVLTSLLIALFFFIPHEFVQILPIFSFLIGLVSVLMGLLFFGRDILKAYKVIKLETQAEE is encoded by the coding sequence ATGTTCGATATTTCTGCTACACAGATAATTCAAGCAATTTTAGCCCCGGCAATAATGATTTCAAGCTGCGGGCTAATTCTTCTTGGGCTTCAAAACCGGTATTCATTTATTGTCAATCGCATCCGATTATTGAACGAAGAACGACGTCGATTACAGAAACAATTAGTTTCCGGGAAAGACTTGGACTATTCGGAAAATATCAGGTTCCACAGCGTCCGCCAACAAATGCAGGAGCTTTCAACACGCGCCTTCATTTTGCGTAATGCTATCCTTTTCGAAATCATTGGGGCTATATTTTTTGTTCTAACATCTCTCCTAATAGCTTTGTTCTTTTTCATCCCGCATGAATTTGTACAAATCTTACCAATATTTTCCTTTTTAATCGGACTGGTTTCAGTTCTGATGGGATTACTTTTCTTTGGGAGAGATATTTTAAAAGCTTACAAAGTAATTAAACTTGAAACTCAGGCTGAGGAGTAA
- the metG gene encoding methionine--tRNA ligase produces MKKEYKRILITAALPYANGKIHLGHLAGAYLPADIYARYQRLQKRDVLFICGSDEHGVPITITAENEKTTPQAIVDRYHELNKKAFGKFGMSFDNYSRTSLPLHHSIAQEFFIKMHRAGILKEKIEKQLYDQKARMFLPDRYVEGTCPTCKAPDARGDQCEKCGTFLNPTDLIDPKSKISGDTPIVRETSHWYFPLGDYQQRLKNYIDKKNTEDGWRDNVIKYCQSWFNDGLQDRAVTRDLQWGVEVPLEGYKDKVLYVWFDAVLGYISSTKEWSQKNGNEKWKDYWTKDDTKYVAFIGKDNVVFHCIVFPAMLMAWNDNSDIKYVLPTNVPANEFLNLEGQKFSKSRGWGVDVDEFLEKYPADSLRYALAVNMPESRDSDFYWKDFQAKHNNELADILGNFVNRTFTFVHKNFEGVVPQLHELSDLDNAFVNELTLKPETVGNLIEKYKFREAVLETMNLARSANKYFNDSEPWKTNKNNPEKCSTTINISLQAVRTLSILFQPVIPGVAHRIHSLFNLPVTSENFSWNNAAKLELKPGTKLGISEILFTKIEDEIIQKELDKLSVPNKSSDVQVVEIKPTITIEDFKKIDLRVATVMECEKVPKSEKLLKLQILLGAEKRQLVAGIAQHYKPSDLIGKKIIVVANLQPTKLMGTDSQGMLLAASDTDGKLVFVTTAGEISNGAIVK; encoded by the coding sequence ATGAAAAAAGAGTATAAAAGAATTTTAATTACCGCAGCGTTACCATACGCAAACGGTAAAATACATTTAGGTCATTTAGCCGGCGCATATTTACCGGCTGATATTTATGCCCGTTATCAAAGGTTACAAAAACGTGATGTACTTTTTATTTGCGGCTCCGATGAACACGGCGTTCCTATTACGATCACTGCGGAAAACGAGAAAACAACACCTCAGGCAATCGTAGATAGATATCACGAGTTGAATAAAAAAGCTTTCGGAAAATTCGGGATGAGTTTCGATAATTACTCACGAACTTCGCTTCCGCTGCACCATTCTATTGCACAGGAATTTTTTATAAAGATGCACAGAGCAGGGATATTAAAAGAAAAAATTGAGAAGCAACTTTACGACCAAAAAGCGAGGATGTTTTTACCTGATAGATATGTGGAAGGAACCTGCCCGACTTGTAAAGCACCCGATGCCCGTGGCGATCAGTGCGAAAAATGCGGCACTTTTTTAAATCCGACCGATTTGATCGACCCGAAAAGTAAAATCAGCGGCGATACTCCGATTGTGCGTGAAACCTCGCATTGGTATTTTCCTCTCGGCGATTATCAGCAACGACTCAAAAATTATATAGATAAAAAAAATACTGAAGACGGTTGGCGCGATAATGTTATTAAGTATTGTCAATCCTGGTTCAACGATGGTCTCCAAGACCGAGCAGTTACGCGCGATTTGCAATGGGGGGTGGAAGTTCCGTTAGAAGGTTATAAGGATAAGGTTTTGTATGTGTGGTTCGATGCAGTGTTAGGTTATATTTCGAGTACAAAAGAATGGTCGCAAAAGAACGGTAACGAAAAGTGGAAAGATTATTGGACGAAAGATGATACAAAGTATGTAGCGTTCATCGGAAAAGATAATGTTGTGTTCCATTGTATAGTTTTTCCGGCAATGTTGATGGCATGGAACGATAATAGCGATATTAAATATGTACTTCCTACAAATGTACCCGCCAATGAATTCTTGAATTTGGAAGGACAAAAGTTTTCGAAAAGCCGCGGATGGGGTGTTGATGTAGATGAGTTTTTAGAAAAATATCCTGCCGATTCGCTGCGATATGCTCTTGCGGTCAATATGCCCGAATCACGCGATTCCGATTTTTATTGGAAAGATTTTCAAGCGAAGCATAACAACGAGTTAGCCGATATCCTCGGTAATTTTGTAAATCGCACGTTTACTTTTGTTCATAAAAATTTTGAGGGCGTTGTTCCTCAATTACACGAACTCTCTGATTTGGATAATGCTTTCGTGAATGAACTTACGCTCAAACCCGAGACGGTAGGTAACTTAATTGAAAAATATAAATTCCGTGAGGCGGTACTCGAAACTATGAACCTCGCTCGTTCTGCCAATAAATATTTTAACGATAGCGAACCCTGGAAAACAAATAAGAATAATCCTGAAAAATGTTCTACAACAATCAACATTAGCCTACAAGCAGTTCGGACACTTTCTATTTTATTTCAACCCGTTATACCCGGTGTGGCGCATCGAATACATTCATTGTTTAATTTGCCGGTTACCAGCGAAAACTTCAGTTGGAATAACGCAGCGAAATTAGAATTAAAACCGGGTACCAAATTAGGAATTTCTGAAATTCTCTTTACCAAAATTGAAGACGAAATTATACAAAAAGAATTGGATAAATTAAGCGTTCCCAACAAGTCTTCAGATGTTCAAGTGGTAGAAATTAAACCTACAATTACGATTGAAGATTTTAAAAAAATCGATTTACGCGTTGCAACGGTTATGGAATGTGAGAAAGTTCCAAAATCAGAAAAATTGTTAAAGTTACAGATTTTATTAGGTGCTGAAAAACGGCAGTTGGTTGCCGGTATCGCTCAACATTATAAACCAAGCGATTTAATCGGGAAAAAAATAATTGTTGTCGCGAATCTTCAGCCAACAAAATTAATGGGAACCGACTCGCAAGGGATGCTGCTCGCGGCGTCAGATACTGATGGGAAACTTGTTTTTGTAACAACCGCTGGAGAAATATCCAACGGTGCAATTGTCAAATAA
- the ricT gene encoding regulatory iron-sulfur-containing complex subunit RicT yields MHQNKYPQENEKTNSKGNNFPDEYYSQNGNVHCKQCPQETQQNVTTEISYALIKFKADRCDFYCVQNGLSIQINTYVIVEADRGCDIGMVVSTGNLAFLKMQTKKGNCGELKKIIRLANEGDLQQLQENRTKEAETFNIALEKISKHQLSMRLVDVEYQFDLNRMTFYYTAEHRIDFRELVKDLAFVYHTRIEMRQIGVRDETKRVGGIGVCGRQICCTIWLHDFERISSQHVAQQGLSHNPLKLSGQCGRLKCCLVFEQ; encoded by the coding sequence GTGCATCAGAATAAGTATCCGCAGGAAAACGAGAAGACAAATTCAAAAGGAAATAACTTTCCTGATGAATATTATTCTCAAAACGGGAATGTTCATTGCAAACAGTGCCCTCAAGAAACCCAACAAAATGTAACTACCGAAATTAGTTATGCCCTCATTAAATTCAAAGCAGACCGGTGCGATTTTTATTGTGTGCAGAATGGATTGAGTATTCAGATTAATACTTATGTAATTGTTGAAGCCGACAGGGGTTGCGACATCGGGATGGTTGTATCGACAGGGAATCTCGCCTTCTTAAAAATGCAGACAAAAAAGGGAAACTGCGGTGAGTTAAAAAAAATTATCAGGTTAGCAAACGAAGGCGATTTACAACAGCTCCAAGAGAATCGAACAAAGGAAGCCGAAACTTTTAACATAGCCCTCGAAAAAATATCAAAACATCAGTTGTCGATGCGTCTGGTTGATGTTGAATACCAATTCGATTTGAACCGGATGACTTTCTACTACACAGCCGAACACCGAATAGACTTTCGTGAATTAGTGAAAGACTTGGCTTTCGTTTACCATACACGCATCGAGATGCGACAGATTGGTGTACGGGATGAAACTAAAAGAGTAGGTGGTATCGGTGTTTGCGGCAGACAAATTTGTTGCACAATTTGGTTACACGACTTTGAACGGATTTCTTCTCAACACGTTGCTCAACAAGGATTATCTCATAATCCGCTGAAACTTTCGGGACAATGTGGCAGGTTGAAATGCTGTTTGGTATTCGAACAATAA